The Oncorhynchus kisutch isolate 150728-3 unplaced genomic scaffold, Okis_V2 scaffold1163, whole genome shotgun sequence genomic sequence CAGGAAAAGGCTGTGAGATGACAGTAGGCCATACAGTACAGTGGCTCTAGGAGAACGTGCCTGTCTTGATAGTGGCATACTCTGTATTTCCACCGCTCTCCAGACTCACTGCTGCGTTCCTTTTTCCTTTCATGTAGACGATGGTGGAGTATGTCACTGAGGGATCCTCCTGTAGAGAGGGACAGTAAGAGACACAGGCACTGCTGCTGACATCTAGGGATGCACAGATTTACACTCATTTACACTATAGATAATGTTTatactaacaaacacacactctctctctctcacgctcactctctcacacacacacacacacacacacacacacacacacacacacacacacacacacacacacacacacacacacacacacacacacacacacacacacacacacacacacacacacacacacacacacacacacacacacacacacagtacttctCTTACTGGAGCACTGAGgggtgttgttgtctcctcttGGTTGTTGTTTCTGGGTTCTTGAACCGTATCATACATTACAGAGGGATCAtcctagagaggagagatacaatGAGACACCACAggcggctggtggcaccttaattggggaggatgggctcatagtaatggctggaatggaatcaatgaaATGGTATTGAACccgttttctatgtgtttgataccattccattcacttcaTTCAAgctgttattatgagccgtcttcctctcagcagcctcctgtttTAGACAAAACAGTGACTTCCACAGCACAGGAATTGCACAATGATCGAGACGTTATCTTTCTTGAGACCTTAATTTGGCCACTGAATTTGACATGACTTGATCCAGTAACAGTCTTTaagacacatacaaacacactgtCTCTTACTGGTGCACTGAGCGGTATTGTTGTCTTGTCGCTTAAACCAGTGTTTCTGTCTGCAATCGTGGAACACATTGCAGAGGAATCATCCCAGGAGAAAGAAAATAAGACACACCTACAGTAACCTTGTCCTGTTAACCGTATAATACCACAATGATAAGTGGGATGtgaaaagtggcagtaataaagcctctcttgaaaaagccgaaccttgacccagaaaatataaaaaactatcggtctatatcgaatctcccattcctctgaaaagattttgaaaaggctgttgcgctgttactgccttcctgaagacaaacaatgtatacgaaacgcttcagtctggttttagaccccatcatagcactgagactgaacttgtgaaggtggtaaatgaccttttaatggcgtcagaccgaggctctgcatctgtcctcgtgctcctagaccttagtgctgcttttgataccatcgatcaccacattggaaacccaaattggtctacacggacaagttctggcctggtttagagcttatctgtcggaaagatattagtttgtctctgtggatggtttgtcctctgacaaatcaactgtaaatttcggagTTCCTCAAAGGTTCCCTGTAAgaaaccactattgttttcacgatatattttacctcttggtgatgtcattcagaaatataatgttaactttcactgctatgtggatgacacacagctgtacatttcaatgaaacatggtgaagctccaaaattgccctccctggaagcctgtgtttcagatatAAGTAAGTGGTTAGCTGCAGATTTTGTACTTttgaactcggacaaaacagagatactttttctaggtcccaagaaacaaagagatcttctgatGAATCTGAccattaatcttgatggttgtacagtcgtctcaattaaaactgtgaaggacctcggtgttactctggtccctgatctctcttttgacgaatatatcaagactgtttcaaggacagatctacgtaacattgcaaaaatcagaaacttgaTGCAGAaacattaatccatgcttttgtcacttctaggttagactactaactagaaccaaaaaatgtgatcatattactctagtgctagcctctctacactggcttcctgttaaggcaagggctgatttcaaggttttactgctaacctacaaagcattacatgggctagctcctacctacctctctgaattggtcctgccgtacatacctacacgtacgctacggtcacaagacgcaggcctcctaattgttcctaaaatttctaagcaaacagctggaggcagggctttctcctatagagctccatttttatggaatggtctgcctacccatgtgagagacgcaaactcggtctcaacctttaagtctttactgaagactcatctcttcagtgggtcatatgattgagtgtagtctggcccaggagtgggaaggtgaacggaaaggctctggagcaacgaacagcccttgctgtctctgcctggccggttcccctctttccactgggattctctgcctctaaccctactacaggggtgtgatgactccttgctgtccccagtctatctggccgtgctgctgctccagtttcaactgttctgcctgcggctatggaaccctgacctgttcaccggacgtgctacctgtcccagacctgctgttttcaactctctagagacagcaggagcggtagaaatACTCTGAATGGTCCGCTATGAAAAGCgaactgacatttattcctgaggtgctgacctgttgcaccctcaacatcCACTGTgagtattattatttgaccctgctggtcatttatgaacatttgaacatcttggccatgttctgttataatctccacctggcacagccttaagaggactggccacccctcatagcctggttcctctctaggtttcttcctaggttctggcctttctagtgagtttttcctagccaccgtgcttctacacctgcattgcttgctgtttgtggttttaggctgggtttctgtacagcactttgtgacatcagctgatgtaagaagggctttataaatacatttgattgattgattgattgttctATCTATCTTCCTTTCCCATCACTCTCAATGTGATAGAGCTTCGAAATGATTCATTTAcctttttctctccttctgttttgCTCCCACTACTTTTCTCTCCTGCGTTTTTCTTTTCTGGGGATTAAAAACAGAGTTTAATACTGAAGTCATTGCTTTTCTGAGTGGTTGCAATTATGGAATACATACTGTACCTTTGTTTCTCTTGTATATGTACCAAGCCACTCCAGTGATGATCAGTATGACTGGTAGAACAGCCAACAAGGTGTATtggattgtattgtattgttgaagGGAAGCAGATGGATCTTCTTCTGAAGTCCCCACTGTGTCTGCCCCTAAAGGACATGACAGTGTTCTGTCAATCTACAGTGTAACAGATAGTTTGGCTGTTTGCAAAAGAGAACTCTTCCATTACAGTCCAATACAAGAGGTTATGGGGTCAGCTTGACTACTGATTTTTGTTCAAAGTTCTGTAAATGTACTGGCCCTTTGATGGGAATATGGGTTATATAAACAGAAACATACCTTTAAATGATTTCATTTTAATATTATTTTTATGGAGAAGAATTTCATGACAAACATTCACTGACCTTTAGGTGACGTTGTTGGTATTAGGAATGTTGTAATGTCTAGTCCATTTGGTTGAGTTAATGGTGGATGTTTGGTGGTAGTGGTTGTGAGGGGATGGTATTTCCCTAACAGACAAGAGGAACATTAGCCAGAGCAAAGGCACATTACAAAACTATATTATGTACCTAAGTCTAATGAGTAGAACATTTGGTGAAGTGTGTTATCAATTTCACTCAACTTAGTCTGTCAGGTTGGGTAATCTACATACTGCAGTGCTGTTGGCCTGGTAGGGCCCTCGTTTtacagtatgttgttacaatATCTAGaggatttattttaattttttttgctgttacaatatctactaTATGCTGTTACAATATTTACAGTATGatgttacaatatctacagtatgctgttacaatatctacagtatgatgttacaatatttacagtatgctgttacaatatctacagtatgatgttacaatatctacagtatgctgttacaatatctacagtatgatgttacaatatttacagtatgctgttacaatatctacagtatgctgttacaatatctactaTATGCTGTTACAATATTTACAGTatgctgttacaatatctactaTATGCTGTTACAATATTTACAGTATGATGTTACAATATTTACAGTatgctgttacaatatctacagtatgctgttacaatatctacagtatgctgttacaatatctactaTATGCTGTTACAATATTTACAGTATGatgttacaatatctacagtatgctgttacaatatctaccgtatgctgttacaatatttacagtatgctgttacaatatctacagtatgctgttacaatatttacagtatgctgttacaatatctacagtatgctgttacaatatctaccgtatgctgttacaatatttacagtatgctattacaatatctacagtatgctgttacaatatcacagtatgctgttacaatatttacagtatgctgttacaatatctacagtatgatgttacaatatttacagtatgctgttacaatatctacagtatgctgttacaatatctacagtatGATGTTACAATATTTACAATATGCTGTTACAATATTTACAGTATGCTGTTACATAATCTACACATATTTTTCTAATTACAGAAAATGGTAGATCTCTACAACTACTACCATACACACCTAACCATATCATTCATTTTGTATCAATTTTTGCATTTTAAGTTTCCTGTTTTACTTTCTATATACACAGCAATGTAAGCTTGATATTAGCTGCATCTCTTACCTTCAACAGTGAGTTCGACGTCTCTGTATTTTTCAAGGCTGATTTGGCACCTGTACCACCCCTGATCGTCCTCGGTGACgtgtgagaggaggacagagaggttcCCAGGAGAGGTGCTATTAAACCTCTCCACTCTGCCTCTGTACAGATCACTCCGGGGTGATATTATCTCAGGTGAATGTTGACCTCTGAGTTTAGTCCATGTGAAGCTGGGAGGTTTAGCCTGGGTTTTACTACAGGAGCAGGGCAGGAGAACAGACTGGCCTGGGGATCCATTGACCACCCTTGATCGAGGTTCTGACAGAGTGCAGCCTGTTGAAACACAAAGCAATGTGTTATTGGATACTTCTTTTTCTGATTACAGAAAATCATAGATCTCTACAATTACTACCATAAACACTTATTAACAATCAATTACAACAAACATTACCAACAATACATAACAAACATTACAAAAAATACTACTGCTCCCTGTCTTATACCTTGAAATGGCTGACATATTTTAAGATGGGCCATATCATTAATTTTGTATAGATAGCTTTATTCAAGTGTGTTTCCTGTTTGACTTTCTATATACACAGCGATGTAAGCTTGATATTAGCTGCATCTCTTACCTTCAACAGTGAGTTCGACGTCGCTGTATTTTTCACGGCTGATTTGGCACCTGTACCACCCCTGATCGTCCTCGGTGACgtgtgagaggaggacagagaggttcCCAGGAGAGGTGCTATTAAACCTCTCCACTCTGCCTCTGTACAGATCACTCCGGGGTGATATTATCACAGGTGAATGTTGACCTCTGAGTTTAGTCCATGTGAAGCTGGGAGGTTTAGCCTGGGTTTTACTACAGGAGCAGGGCAGGAGAACAGACTGGCCTGAGTAGACAGTGATCTTACCATAGTTAATGACTAATATAGTGCAGCCTGTTGAAACACAAAGCAACATAAACCATAGTGTTTTAATGTCATTGCAGGATTACAGAGCTCCATTAACAAAACACCATCAAATATGAGATCTCTATGTAACTTTACCAACAGATTATTTTGTGTCCTTTTTAATTTTGCTCGTACTTTAAACAGCAATCCACTTATGTTGACTTTGGAACATCGACAGATCTGAGATTTCATCAGCATTTTAATAGTTCTAAATCGATGCTATAAAACATTGTTATTAAACCATACAACCAAGAAACACATTTAAATCTGTATTGAAAAAAAAATCAACCAGCAACATTTTCTGTGTTTACTGTTTACTGAAGCGTACAGTATGTATTTTTAAGCTGCTAGATATTCTGCTAACTTTCTATTTTCAACACATGATGTTGTTTCAATACATTTATCTGACACGTTTACTTATGCAGGGTAGGTAGGAGGTTATCTTTGCTATACATATGACATTATCTACAGGCTAGGATATTGTAGGACTCACCTGCAGTGATATGAAGGAAAGAGCTGAtcagacacacagagatccaCATGGTGACTGtccactgatgttgagcgatatGATGTAAACCAAGATAGAGACTGTTTGTTCAGTGTTTATTATGCGAAAACgttcaatgcagctgtttttatcaaatcatttctgggtaacaattaaagtAGAAATCTGGCGACTGAAGTGGCCACACAGCATTTACAGCGATGCAGCCTCCACAGAAGTCAGGGTATTCATGCTTCTTGCTTCAcggagcagagctgttgtgaaggaagttgtgaAGGACCTGAGTTTATGTTTTTACTggatgtacccccccccccctactatcaaccaatcatgtcaatgtgcAGAGCCTTCTGCAGTGTTACACAATTTGGGAGGTGCATGACGATGCGGTACAGAACTTGATTTGGCCTCTGCAAGCCTCCGGAGGCTCCGCAATTACGTCACACCCTCCATACGGAGCCTCCGCATCACATTGCTGGATCAAGCAAAAATCATGTTTTTACTgaaattgttttcaattaaaatggtcaaaaagacacaaatagcttcttagcaaagagcaatttctcaagcaaaattcttgcttgaatttgcaaggactgtctgggagtggtctgagttgtGAGGGAAACACTGAAAAATAGGTGTTAAAGGCAGAGAGGTTGGGAACTCTATTTctcattggtctattaactaatttactgcctggtgaccaggcaggccaaaacgccAACCCACCAAAACAGACTGACATTTCAGGCAGCCTTTTAAATAGCtattacactaaaagggcattatcatcattttcacaattctacaatattattccaacctcatagtgtggaagtaTAAAACACAGGTATattacatttttgactgcactgggcctttaagggaCTGAATTTGACACACTTCTCCCCCTGAGTGTTGACTGCTAATGGTATTTCTGAACGTGTGACTGTACTCAGGGAAATCGGCTAGTGTATGAAGGCCGTCCTCCTCACTTCCTGACTCTCAACCCACATCCGGTTCCAGGCCTCTCTAACAGGCCTCTCTGCTTCTCCTTTTCTCTAAATAGTCCTATTACTCTCATTAGAGTCAGCTATTCTCAGATTGAAATGTGTCTATGTAGGAGATGATTATCTGTGTAGTATGCGTAGTATGATGTAATGTAATGAGAGTTACTCGTACCCTTAATCAGTCCCtttcctgtgtgtgcgtgtgtgtgtgtgtgcgtgtgtgtgcgcgtgcgcgtgtgtgtgtgtgtgtgtgtgtgtgtgtgtgtgtgtgtgtgtgtgtgtgtggaattgttcttCTATCCTCGTAGAGACCTGAAATCCCCAAAAGTCCCTACAAAGATAGTTAAAAAAGTACAATTATATTTTAAGTTACACTTAGTAAAAAgtgttatttggctgtccccatagcagaacccttttCGAACCCCAAAAGGGTTCAACCTGGAagcaaaaatggttcttcaaagggttctcctatttaGGTTGTAGATAGCAACCTTAGGGTTGGaatcagggttaggtttagggttaggtgtaaggatttggtttagagtaagggttagggttagggttaggtgtaaggatttggtttagagtaagggttagggttaggtgtaaggatttggtttagagtaagggttagggttaggtgtaaggatttggtttagagtaagggttaggtttagggttaggtgtaaggatttggtttagagtaagggttagggttaggtgtaaggatttggtttagagtaagggttagggttagggttaggtgtaaggatttggtttagagtaagggttagggttaggtgtaaggatttggtttagagtaagggttagggttagggttaggtgtaaggatttggtttagagtaagggttagggttaggtgtaaggatttggtttagagtaagggttaggtttagggttaggtgtaaggatttggtttagagtaagggttagggttagggttaggtgtaaggatttggtttagagtaagggttagggttaggtgtaaggatttggtttagagtaagggttagggttaggtataaggatttggtttagagtaagggttagggttagggttaggtgtaaggatttggtttagagtaagggttaggtttagggttaggtgtaaggatttggtttagagtaagggttagggttaggtataaggatttggtttagagtaagggttagggttagggttaggtgtaaggatttggtttagagtaagggttatggttagggttaggtgtaaggatttggtttagagtaagggttaggtttagggttaggtgtaaggatttggtttagagtaagggttaggtttagggttaggtgtaaggatttggtttagagtaagggttaggtttagggttaggtgtaaggatttggtttagagtaagggttagggttaggtgtaaggatttggtttagagtaagggttagggttagggttaggtataaggatttggtttagagtaagggttagggttagggttaggtgtaaggatttggtttagagtaagggttagggttaggtgtaagGATTTGGTTTAGAgtaagtgttagggttagggttaggtgtaaggatttggtttagagtaagggttagggttaggtgtaaggatttggtttagagtaagggttaggtttagggtaaattggattttgaatggaaaaacATTTGaggtccccacgaggatagaaaatgaagtatgtgtgtgtgtgcattgattGTGTTTGTCATTCTCACTCCaatatcattaacatggcataagtcatggcaaaatgtgtatctTTAAAAGTGCAACAAAAATTATCTCTAATCAATGGCAAATTGAATTGCCATTGATTTGCTGTAAAACTGAGAAAAAAAaactgccccatggcaaaattagtGGAATTGCAATTACATTTGTAATATAACTGCAACGTTTtctcatgacaaaatgtgtagaactgcaaaaAAAAGGACTAAATTGTTTTGCTGCGAGATGGGGGGCCCTCAACCAAATCTCGCTTGGGGCCCCCAAAAGCTAGAACCGCGAGGGGACCATTGGGCAATGCAAGCATGGCTGCGGGAGCTGAACACAGCTGGGCTAAAGTTGGGCACAGCTGAACTTTATGCAAATCTTCGGTTATATGACACGTGAGTAGCCAATTGAAGCTCACCAGAGCTTCCAACCCCTGCTGGATTGGCGGACAAAGGCTGCTGATACGTAATCACTACTCAGCATGCTTGTTAGCACCCACATAAGGGCGAAGCTAGCATGGCTAAGCAAGTTACCCCTATATAGTGTATCTCAGCCAGAGCAATAGAATAAAGTGGCTCAGCTCTGCTCGCCCTGACTAAAAGTTACACTTCCAGTATAGCAGGTTAAAAAACCTACATGTTTTGCGGACCCCTACTGGAATTCTTAGCAATTTGGTTGTTttcagtataaaaaaaaaatccctgcctATTGTAACAACCACAGACCAGGCTCAACTTTTTAAATCCCCTGCCTATTGCAACAACCACAGACCAGGCTCAACTTTTAAAATCCCCTGCCTATTGCAACAACCACAGACCAGGCTCAACTTTTAAAATCCCCTGCCTATTGCAACAACCACAGACCAGGCTCAACTTTTTAAATCCCCTGCCTATTGCAACAACCACAGACCAGGCTCAACTTTTTAAATCCCCTGCCTATTGCAACAACCACAGACCAGGCTCAACTTTTTAAAATCCCCTGCCTATTGCAACAACCACAGACCAGGCTCAACTTTTAAAATCCCCTGCCTATTGCAACAACCACAGACCAGGCTCAACTTTTTCAATCCCCTGCCTATTGCAACAACCACAGACCAGGCTCAACTTTTTTAAATCCCCTGCCTATTGCAACAACCACAGACCAGGCTCAACTTTTTAAATCCCCTGCCTATTGCAACAACCACAGACCAGGCTCAACTTTTTAAAATCCCTGCCTATTGCAACAACCACAGACCAGGCTcaactttaaaaatatatattttattttatttaacctttatttaactaggcaagtcagttaagaacaaattcttatttacaatgatggcctaccccagccaaaccctaccccggccaaaccctaccctggACGActctgggtcaattgtgcgctgccctatggaactcccattCACGGCCGGGTGTGATACAGGCTGGAATTGAGCCAGGGTCTGTactgacacctctagcactaagatgcagtgccttagaccgctgcaccactcgggagccccaatagGGATGAACCAGAAGATCCATTTTAGGCTCCGCCTACTGGAATTCCTtaccgtttttttattttttatttttttaaatcacctgGGGCAAAAATGCTGATCAATCACTATGTCATACCCTACTCAGAGATTCTTTAAGGTCTGAAAAGCACTTCCACTTTGCCCTGGTCAGCAGTATTTTTCTGTTGCCCTAAGAATATGGTCACTTACCCGAAAATGTGAAGATAGTTGTTTACATGCACACATGCCATAACGTGTCCGTCTCTTGGGTACGTTTTTGACTTCATGACTACCAAGTATACAAAGAGCCAAGTGTTTTTATGAATGtctataaaaacaaaaacaaattccCCATTATAAAAATATTGTACAGCAGagctactgtctctctctttccacagATCACACATAATGCCACATAATGCCACATAATGCCACAAAATGCCACATAATGTGAAGTGGTCAAGTGGTCAAGCCTCCACCCTTATTCATTGGTTCTGTAGTAAACAGATGTACTACTTTGTTCCCACGACAGTTAAATATACATCAGAGTTGCTCTGTGATGCTGAGCTAACCAACCCTGCTGGAGCACTGAACAGCATCTATGACTGAcgtcatattgacagatgtttgCTTGACCTGCAGCGATCAAAGTCAGTCTGGACCAATCACAGCTGCTGGAGTGGACAAGGTTACAATAATAGAAATGTAATTACTAAATAGGATAAATCCCCTTAGACCACAGCAATTTGACTGGTACACTTAATATGGCCGCCGGGCCACCCATCATGGGTCGTTGACTTAAATGTAAATGTCTGTTCCAGTAATTGTATGGTTCTAATCCTTTAGAGTATCCAGGCATCCAGTACTGTGCTAATTATGTGCTCCTAGAAACTGAAGGTCTCAGAGAGTGTCAGAGAGTAGTTTGGTCAAAGAGGAACTCATACTTTTTAACCCAACTCCTCTTTCAGCCTCCATATGGAGTATTTACAACTGAATATGATTGAAGGAACGACCCCATCTAGTGGAGGAATAATCGACATGAAAAAAGCATAATCCTCATCAATGTATATTCAAACGCGTTTTATTCAAGTGCATGCACACATTTCATGTTAATATAGTTTTTTGCATCATTTTAATCTACGAACAGTGATACATTTGGATATGCTTTCAGCATATGTAACCAAATCAATCAGATATTGTATTTCCAAAACTGAAGTACTGTCATTTCAAACTCTTATTAAAAACCGATTGGCAGCAGGGCAGAATTATTAGATTTGTGGATGTGTTTTAGGAGCATTGTTGCATCTGTGCCAGGCAGTGCTATCAGATGTATTCTGGTCTCACCACAAAGCGAAAGGCATACTGGCCTTCAGGACAGGGGTAGGACAGGGCCAGACTGCTGTTAGTAGGGATCTGGGCCATGTCGTTCTTGAAGTCCTGGACGTGAAAGACATACCTGCCCTCACATGTTAGGAGCAGTCGGTTGCTGAAGTGAACACTGTTGGTCTGGTTTTGTCTGAGGCTGctttggagagagagactggcagtgGGGAAGGAAATACACCTGGAACATTCTCGTTGGTTCTTCAAGACTCTTGCTGACCAACTGATGGGGTTGGTTTCCTTGGTCTGGTAAATCACACTATTGTGGTTTGGTGTTGTGAATGAGTTGACATAGTCTGGGGCTGGAGGGGAACTTGAgcttgaggaatacaccacatgaTTGGCTGATGCCTGATCATAGGAAAGTCTACtccaaaaatataaatcatgtcaTTGTCCTACTAACAACGTCATTCACAAATTAACATGACTTATGTGTGATGAATAGAGAAATGGAAATATCAGATTTCATTGTGTCGTTGGCCAACTGAACTTATCCTGGTCCCACATCTGTTTGTGTTGTATGGCCATGGCATGTGGCATGACAATAACCATAGGAGTTGACTAGACAGTACAATCCGGGAACTCACTGAATAGATTCCATGTTGCAgagtccagggacatggagaagCAACAGCAGCCACAGAGGAGTGATTCAAGGCCTCAGCATTTTCACCAACCAGCTTGGGAAACTGACAGACAAGCAATTGAGTGAGGGTTCTCACAGTCTAGCCCACGTGTTTTTGCCTCATGGTATTAACCATATTAACTTTTGCCTCTAGGGGTGCTCTTGAGCCAAAAGGGGTCTTCTATATAGGCCCATCTCCCCACATCCAGGAGCAAAACCATTGGCCTAAAGCTTTAATGTCTATATATTGTAGCGACCCGCACAGACCCGCACAGAcagtgtgttatgtgttaggctAGTAGGTGGTTGTGATGCacttaccagtacccagtgttcgcggggtccgacatgccaatcaacctgctatctgccaatcacggGAATGCCTGGACATCCTGGCGGTTGGCGGAATGGCGTGGAGGGGGgttgggcagggggatggagcatTGGAGGTTAAAACCAGGTTtagcctttgttctctctcttacgtcTGGACTTCACAAGAGAAGATCACGATTGGCTTGTGGGTTATCTTTCATTTATTTGGCTTGGActacggccaaacagtagcctgtgtaaagTTGGTAATAAACCGTAAATTCGTAAACTCAAacctctgtctggacaattgttcctttatgatctagtcaggtcattacaatATTATACCATCTTCCCCAACAATAACAACCACCATGAATAGGTTTAGTTGATGCAATAAATGAATTACAACTCAAATGTGTTTTATTCGTAAAAGAGTAGCAAAATTGTATTCTACACCAAAATGACCATGCTGGATCACTGTATCTAGTGAACGTGCTTTTCCCACACCAGACAGTGTATTGATAAGAAACCATAGCACATTTAGTTGATTTTCAACTAAATCGATTTTCTGTACATAA encodes the following:
- the LOC109876308 gene encoding uncharacterized protein LOC109876308 isoform X2, with translation MWISVCLISSFLHITAGCTILVINYGKITVYSGQSVLLPCSCSKTQAKPPSFTWTKLRGQHSPEIISPRSDLYRGRVERFNSTSPGNLSVLLSHVTEDDQGWYRCQISLEKYRDVELTVEGKYHPLTTTTTKHPPLTQPNGLDITTFLIPTTSPKGADTVGTSEEDPSASLQQYNTIQYTLLAVLPVILIITGVAWYIYKRNKEKKNAGEKSSGSKTEGEKKDDPSVMYDTVQEPRNNNQEETTTPLSAPEDPSVTYSTIVYMKGKRNAAVSLESGGNTEYATIKTGTFS
- the LOC109876308 gene encoding uncharacterized protein LOC109876308 isoform X1 codes for the protein MWISVCLISSFLHITAGCTILVINYGKITVYSGQSVLLPCSCSKTQAKPPSFTWTKLRGQHSPVIISPRSDLYRGRVERFNSTSPGNLSVLLSHVTEDDQGWYRCQISREKYSDVELTVEGCTLSEPRSRVVNGSPGQSVLLPCSCSKTQAKPPSFTWTKLRGQHSPEIISPRSDLYRGRVERFNSTSPGNLSVLLSHVTEDDQGWYRCQISLEKYRDVELTVEGKYHPLTTTTTKHPPLTQPNGLDITTFLIPTTSPKGADTVGTSEEDPSASLQQYNTIQYTLLAVLPVILIITGVAWYIYKRNKEKKNAGEKSSGSKTEGEKKDDPSVMYDTVQEPRNNNQEETTTPLSAPEDPSVTYSTIVYMKGKRNAAVSLESGGNTEYATIKTGTFS